The Lycium ferocissimum isolate CSIRO_LF1 chromosome 8, AGI_CSIRO_Lferr_CH_V1, whole genome shotgun sequence DNA segment ATTTTGTGAAGAACATAGTTTCTTCTtcattgaaaaagaaattattaccTTTTGGTAAAGAGGAAAAAGTTTTGCAGAAACCAAGATCAAGTTCTACTCAAAAGAGGAAACTGGGAGAAGTAGAACAGGCAGCATTCTTGTTGATGGCTCTTTCTTGTGGCTCTGTTTATGCtcagagaaaaatgaaaatgcaaaaagaaaggaaaggagaAAACTGTTGTACTTTTGACAGTAAAAGTAGTACATTGTGTGTTGGTTGAGTGTGGGTAGATTAATCAGAAGGAGCTTCTCCAAGTTGAGAGCTCTATGTTTTCATTTGAGTTCATTAATGAAATTGTTTTCTAATGTTTGATGATCAGTTGATCACTTCATTGATGAATTATTTTCTAATGGTCAATACATGTCAACAACCTTTATACtactactacaacaacatactcaatgTAATCTCATAAATTGGGTCTAGGAAGAGTAGAGTTTATGCAGACCTTTATATGTAACAAACTAAAAAGCTTCGGGAAGGGGATCACTTGCTGAAATTACATCGGAAATTACCAACATGTTCACAACTAAACTTTTGAATTGTGCATAGAAACAAAGAATCAAGGTatatgaaaaatggttttttggTCCCTTTCGTCCAATGGTTAGGTCATTGTCTTTTCTTGTCGAAGATGAGGGTTCGATTTCCTCAAGGGATAGGTACTTATTCCCAACTGTTTTCAGTTAGCGTTCATGGTGATCATTAAGCTTCCTCTCCCTGAATAAAGGGAGACGAGATCACCACTTCAGACATAATAAAacataatagtagtagtaaatAGATCAAAGACAACCATAATTGTACGAAAAGTAATTACATGGCAATTGCCTTGTTTTCCAGTATTGTAAAATTATATCCAAGGTGAAACACCACGGAAACAGACATAAAACATACTAGTAAATAGATCAAAACACACTTAGTTTCATTAGCTAGTTTTATTAGCTTAATCAAGGTCAAAATCTAAGCTTTGGAAAGAATATGTGGCTAGCAAATAGACTAACATCTCAATTTTCAAATCACCTACTCATATAAAGAAAAAAGCAtgaaaggaaacaaaaaaagCAACAGCTAAAATGAGCAACTAAAAGAATCTCAGAGACTTGCACATTATGGCAATCCAAATTTAATCTGTACATCAAGATCAATTCCTGAAAGTGAAATATGGAAAAATTAAATCGTGTTATTGCAGCAAGTAAATAACTCGACTGTTTAAGAGAATCCCTACACCAAAGCGTTGCATCCCACAAACCGAAAAACACCACCACAAAATTACTTCTAAGGATGTGCAATTGTCCTAAAATCACCTAGCTATATAGAAAGTCAAAACTTTGCATGTATGCATTTGCGTATACCATGCAAAAGTATCATACACAAATTACCCTTCATACTTGCCATCTAATTCCACAAGAATCAAGAATCAGCAGCCAGACGAGAATCCAACATCAAGAATTGAACCGACGAGCTGAAACTCCACCGGTGTTTCTTCAGAGAAGTCAATTTTCAGCTGTAAAGACAACTATGTACACTACTGAGGGGGCCCCAAATCATATGTTCACCGTGTAAGCTACAACTACTACGCTCTTTTCACGTCTTACACAGGAAGGTTGTCCAGTGGTGAATATCCATCAAAGCTGAACTCACTTTCAACTTGTCCGACACTTTCTTGCTGTTGGAAATTCATTAAATGGAAATTAGCGAAAAAATGTCATCACTACAATTAATAGCTTGGCCAAGCTTCTGGGAAGCCAAAagtgcattttttttaatagaaaaagTGCTTGTTTTAAAGAATTGAGGTGTTTAGTCAagcttttaggaaaaaaataagtGCTTCTAAATAGTAGCAGTAGTCGTTTTATAGAAGGTGAAAAAATAGTCTTTCCCCGGAAGCACTTTTGGAACCTTGGTTAAGCACAAATTATTgttctaattttaaaaaattgattttaaaattgatttgtcaaacacaaactgcttactctccaaaagtactttttcgaAAAGCATTTTTGACAAAAAACACTTTCAAAATAAGCAGATTTTGACAGCTtgggccaaacaggctataagatACTGAAGCAAGCTACCCTACGGATAAGAACCACGGACTAACCTGCTTTAGAAGGGCACTCATGAGATCATCCTGTCCAAATTGCTCCGGGAAAAAGGTACTTTGATAGCTCGTATCAGGAAGTTGTTCAGCTTTAACCGTAAGCAAATTTCCGCTAGGAAGTAAGTTAAGTTGCGGTCCACCCATAGGATTAACACTTCCACTTTCTTCCCTGCTACAGAAAACTTTACTAATAGGAAGAGAATTCCCATTTTGTCTGTTCTTCATGGAAGAAACTTGTTGAACTAACATGGACGGAGAGACGTTTAGAGTTCCTGGTATACTTGAATGATCAGTAGAGGCACCGAAGGTTGATCCAACATTCGGTAAGCCCCATTCCTGTGATTTTTGCTGATGCAATTCTTCGAAAATATCGTAACCCGCAGGGAATCCTCTAGATCCTTTAATATCGGAATTAACCTCTTCTTGAAGCAATCTTTTAGATGTCAAAGTCGACATCCCTGAATTACTTCTCACTAGAGGAAAACCGTTATTTTGCAACTCTGCATTTTGATTCAGCGAGAAATCTACCACTGAAGATGCTTGCGAGACTGGATTGTATACCGGGCCCCGTACGGTTTCAACAATGCTATTTCGTATCCCATTTGACGACAAAGGTTGTGACATGGACAATGGCGGCCGTGAAACTTGACCGTTATTGGTTTCGTTTAGCATTTGAGCCCTAGACGGTTGTTGTTGAGACATCTGCATTAATAGAGTGTTATTTTGTTGCATTCTGGGGTTCCCTTGCATATTCATAGCCACAAAGGACTGTGAGGACTGGTGCAAGTCTGCTAGCTGCTTCGGTTCCATGGTCGTTGGGATCCCATGAAGCAAGTTAATTTGCTTATTGctattatttaattgttgttgtccctCTGGAAATCTCAACTTGGGATTTTCAAAGCTGAAAAGGTTTCTTTGATCTACTAGAGGCATAGATATGGCAGATTTCGCGGACCGACCGAGCGCAGCCGCCTGAAGGGTAGCAAGACTTTGCGCCGGTAATTGACCGGTGGCTAAAGCCTGAAGCTCAAGCCCGTTGAAAGAAGTCATCGTCCCATATGTCGCTTCGGGGTGTCCCATGAACGAGTTATTCAGTCCACTCTGATGCTGTGATACACCGCTCAACCTCCTGAGGTACAGCCGATATTTCTGCGTTTACATGATTACCACCAATAAGTGCTTTACTAAGAAACTATAGAAATattatgagaaaatgacaaaaacgaTCCCTTATTTTTGAGAGTAGGTTCAagatagtcccttaagtatgcattgAACAGCtctggtcctttaagtttgccaaaagttcaCACTCTTCGTCTCCGTCAGTTCATAATTAAACGACGAaaaagggactattttgaacctaccctcaaacataagggaccacttttgtcattttctcgaaATATTATCAACTAATTGTGCACGACAACATGAATTCTTGAAAAGGGAAGAAATAAAGTTGCTCAGTACCTGAAGGTGACTAGCAACATTTTCTCTGGTTAGCCCGGGAACATTCATCagttcaagaattttcttgggAACAGCCTCTGAAATCATAGACAGAATTGGCAATGAAGAATAGACTAGTAAGTATCTAGAATACACGTAAACATTCTTAGGTAAAAGACACTGCACTACAGTTAGAATAAGCATGTTGGATGAAGAAAAGTTGCAAATGTTAAACTAAACCTCACACAAAAATTTAAAGGaatatgaaatattaaggacactggagagaagagaaatgaacGTTATTCTTGTGATACCAACTAGCAATATCACTAAGAAGTCAAACATCTTCCAATCATATCCCGGATTTATAGAACCTTGAACATTTTATTTTATCAGTGATGGTTAAGAATAAACAGAAACTGCAATAAAACTAGGGTATAAATCTAGCAGAGACAAAAAAACGCAAAGTGATTCTTCCCATCCGCCTAAGCATTGGTGGACAGAGTAACATGGTAGTTGTGCTAGTACGAGGTACAAGTaccccgtggaattagtcgaagTGTGAGTaagctggcccggacaccacggttataaGACAAAAAGTCTAACTTCTTGAAATAATAGTAATCAGTTGAGCACTGATCTAAAATGCAATTCAAGTACTAACTTAAACATATTTGTGCTTTACTGCA contains these protein-coding regions:
- the LOC132068213 gene encoding two-component response regulator ARR2-like isoform X1, which translates into the protein MNLGSASSSVSWKSSNNDRVSDQQFPAGLRVLVVDDDPTCLRILEKMLGNCHYEVTKSNRAEIALSMLRENRNGFDIVISDVHMPDMDGFKLLEHVGLEMDLPVIMMSADDSKDVVMKGVTHGACDYLIKPVRIEALKNIWQHVIRKKKHEFPKDKDFDQSTSVEDNGDRQQKPPEDVDYSSSANEGNWKSSKRRKEEEDENEERDDSSTLKKPRVVWSVELHQQFVQAVNQLGIDKAVPKKILELMNVPGLTRENVASHLQKYRLYLRRLSGVSQHQSGLNNSFMGHPEATYGTMTSFNGLELQALATGQLPAQSLATLQAAALGRSAKSAISMPLVDQRNLFSFENPKLRFPEGQQQLNNSNKQINLLHGIPTTMEPKQLADLHQSSQSFVAMNMQGNPRMQQNNTLLMQMSQQQPSRAQMLNETNNGQVSRPPLSMSQPLSSNGIRNSIVETVRGPVYNPVSQASSVVDFSLNQNAELQNNGFPLVRSNSGMSTLTSKRLLQEEVNSDIKGSRGFPAGYDIFEELHQQKSQEWGLPNVGSTFGASTDHSSIPGTLNVSPSMLVQQVSSMKNRQNGNSLPISKVFCSREESGSVNPMGGPQLNLLPSGNLLTVKAEQLPDTSYQSTFFPEQFGQDDLMSALLKQQESVGQVESEFSFDGYSPLDNLPV
- the LOC132068213 gene encoding two-component response regulator ARR2-like isoform X4, with amino-acid sequence MLRNCHYEVTKSNRAEIALSMLRENRNGFDIVISDVHMPDMDGFKLLEHVGLEMDLPVIMMSADDSKDVVMKGVTHGACDYLIKPVRIEALKNIWQHVIRKKKHEFPKDKDFDQSTSVEDNGDRQQKPPEDVDYSSSANEGNWKSSKRRKEEEDENEERDDSSTLKKPRVVWSVELHQQFVQAVNQLGIDKAVPKKILELMNVPGLTRENVASHLQKYRLYLRRLSGVSQHQSGLNNSFMGHPEATYGTMTSFNGLELQALATGQLPAQSLATLQAAALGRSAKSAISMPLVDQRNLFSFENPKLRFPEGQQQLNNSNKQINLLHGIPTTMEPKQLADLHQSSQSFVAMNMQGNPRMQQNNTLLMQMSQQQPSRAQMLNETNNGQVSRPPLSMSQPLSSNGIRNSIVETVRGPVYNPVSQASSVVDFSLNQNAELQNNGFPLVRSNSGMSTLTSKRLLQEEVNSDIKGSRGFPAGYDIFEELHQQKSQEWGLPNVGSTFGASTDHSSIPGTLNVSPSMLVQQVSSMKNRQNGNSLPISKVFCSREESGSVNPMGGPQLNLLPSGNLLTVKAEQLPDTSYQSTFFPEQFGQDDLMSALLKQQESVGQVESEFSFDGYSPLDNLPV
- the LOC132068213 gene encoding two-component response regulator ARR2-like isoform X3; protein product: MCIFTCLRILEKMLRNCHYEVTKSNRAEIALSMLRENRNGFDIVISDVHMPDMDGFKLLEHVGLEMDLPVIMMSADDSKDVVMKGVTHGACDYLIKPVRIEALKNIWQHVIRKKKHEFPKDKDFDQSTSVEDNGDRQQKPPEDVDYSSSANEGNWKSSKRRKEEEDENEERDDSSTLKKPRVVWSVELHQQFVQAVNQLGIDKAVPKKILELMNVPGLTRENVASHLQKYRLYLRRLSGVSQHQSGLNNSFMGHPEATYGTMTSFNGLELQALATGQLPAQSLATLQAAALGRSAKSAISMPLVDQRNLFSFENPKLRFPEGQQQLNNSNKQINLLHGIPTTMEPKQLADLHQSSQSFVAMNMQGNPRMQQNNTLLMQMSQQQPSRAQMLNETNNGQVSRPPLSMSQPLSSNGIRNSIVETVRGPVYNPVSQASSVVDFSLNQNAELQNNGFPLVRSNSGMSTLTSKRLLQEEVNSDIKGSRGFPAGYDIFEELHQQKSQEWGLPNVGSTFGASTDHSSIPGTLNVSPSMLVQQVSSMKNRQNGNSLPISKVFCSREESGSVNPMGGPQLNLLPSGNLLTVKAEQLPDTSYQSTFFPEQFGQDDLMSALLKQQESVGQVESEFSFDGYSPLDNLPV